Proteins co-encoded in one Yamadazyma tenuis chromosome 1, complete sequence genomic window:
- a CDS encoding uncharacterized protein (EggNog:ENOG502S0GR): MAGFSKPISAFRNGKTAPQKFITSPHLASEFKLYNIFTILDDLATVSGKTIRSANQHSRGCIGATADFQSYHYYAIFDGTSALAKYDGTLANQVDYFNFAAIFGKNGRCFGDIQSLVKSGDSISLTSDVDLYEFFTLFVKGKEQCSTDNSAHDFKSIFENHKTKRQQKIQNSNKNNKNNNPEENYYDFYNIFGKGREQYSTDYNFYNFYSIFENPKTQKQPNIQNTYKSHKYEKKYSLTADFNGFDFHNLFKQKSPAADFDDTGYELYTIFEEVECSLPKFEAVPEKPVEAHLPSSDRVVVPTQELVSFPKMKTLPKVELVLRKPEKAYLPKVDISMSKEALASLSNTDFLSEFGVGMKKIGNVYFPEHDVISFPKKVLKSLERLVPVPNLSSLPKVELALSEAEKAYLTKVKDLSSPKHALDSLSNLVSLPRVELMLKKPEKAYFPALELISSSKLDLKPLEKLKPLPKLTTLPKVELVLRKPERAYLPVLDSASLQDHALKPLEKLPSLPNMVSLSELEMRSEKLGKMYFPELDSLSKSIALANDDLMKLEKVSLPKLDSVSSAKIDLKPLEKLSEPEMDLEKLDKVCSSSKQTPASLPNLSSLPNVELVSKPKKLPSIQSPILDQLGKLVSLPKMNYLASLDMGLAKLGKACLSKIVNLSSSKRVLSSSPELAVLPKFDTLARPDSVYFPDRGFSKRDMDSISKGVLDRFEDSELTLLSRNYASVDVTGGVSTRLKFEGHKGPLGCSFESEALEFFPRFQYNGRLSATEGLIGSSFSLFLEAQWDNSVSMETISPPLASSDLSQSDAFQDDIVSIKNLSPSISESSDYSLDKEEALSQCYSLMEISPLSPEAGWELGDQYLDIRQTSEAKSGSDCLALNPSPLGNKVDTQKDASNDWILCLSPSIFDVPAFLSEALETEPLDSETLRNPVVIPAGYYELDGRSNIRYDFELDLRSSDNELSNGATDVGYARSNTHLLGYIPPLGSTDVSCSDGTDFSEDSVFETNEADDESSGTDYNSSASILEEDEGEEEEEEEEEEEEELQELVAIQPILSASLSILPPVVEESRFDIGDYDSYEEESSQDDRSQTPYSPSVVDNSTTGSPSFPEDQLLEDSIAGNSTAESDPRYFDRLREISPVDGPTLLISGQSVNLSSSDDFVRNKPPLRMPGNYRGVGRRQRNDLPDFNNLLYLNSYTREVALMDHKAPTELKEYRFYIGREPGEELEDNKAYHFTINSG, translated from the coding sequence ATGGCCGGCTTCAGTAAACCGATTTCCGCCTTTAGAAACGGCAAAACTGCACCCCAGAAGTTCATTACTAGCCCCCACCTTGCTTCTGAGTTCAAGCTATAcaacatcttcaccattcttgatgatttaGCCACTGTATCAGGAAAGACCATTAGGAGTGCCAACCAGCATTCTCGTGGATGTATTGGTGCTACAGCAGACTTTCAGCTGTACCACTACTATGCCATCTTTGACGGTACTTCTGCCTTGGCGAAGTATGATGGAACTTTGGCTAATCAAGTTGACTACTTtaattttgcagccatattTGGAAAGAATGGAAGATGCTTTGGTGACATTCAAAGCTTAGTTAAATCTGGTGACCTGATTAGCCTTACTTCGGACGTGGATCTCTATGAATTCTTTACCCTCTTTGTCAAAGGTAAAGAACAGTGCTCCACTGACAACAGTGCTCATGATTTCAAGTCCATTTTTgaaaaccacaaaaccaaaagacAACAAAAAATCCaaaactccaacaaaaacaacaaaaacaacaatCCAGAAGAAAACTATTATGACTTCTACAACATCTTTGGCAAGGGTAGAGAACAATACTCTACTGACTATAACTTTTATAACTTCTACTCCATTTTTGAAAACCCAAaaacccaaaaacaacCAAATATCCAAAACACCTACAAAAGTCATAAATATGAAAAAAAATACTCACTAACTGCTGACTTCAATGGGTTTGATTTCCACAACTTATTCAAGCAAAAGTCTCCTGCTGCTGACTTTGATGACACTGGGTATGAATTGTACACCATTTTCGAAGAAGTGGAATGCTCCTTGCCAAAGTTTGAGGCAGTTCCAGAAAAGCCTGTAGAAGCTCATTTGCCTCTGTCAGACAGGGTTGTGGTGCCAACGCAAGAATTAGTCTCTTTTCCCAAGATGAAGACTTTACCAAAGGTagagttggtgttgagaaAGCCGGAAAAGGCTTATTTGCCAAAGGTAGATATTTCTATGTCAAAGGAGGCATTGGCCTCTTTGTCAAACACGGATTTCTTATCAGAATTCGGTGTGGGAATGAAAAAGATTGGAAACGTGTATTTTCCAGAACATGATGTGATCTCATTCCCAAAAAAGGTTTTGAAATCTTTAGAAAGATTGGTGCCTGTGCCAAATTTGAGTAGTTTACCAAAGGTTGAGCTAGCTTTATCAGAGGCCGAAAAAGCTTATTTAACAAAGGTAAAAGACCTTTCTCTGCCAAAGCATGCATTAGACTCTTTGTCAAACTTGGTGTCTTTACCAAGAGTTgagttgatgttgaaaaagcCCGAAAAGGCTTACTTTCCAGCACTTGAGTTGATTTCACTGTCAAAACTTGATTTAAAGCCtttggagaaattgaaaCCTTTGCCAAAGTTGACTACTTTACCAAAGGTTGAATTAGTATTGAGAAAGCCCGAAAGGGCATACTTACCCGTACTTGACCTGGCCTCATTGCAAGATCATGCTTTGAAACCTCTAGAGAAATTGCCTTCCTTGCCAAACATGGTATCATTATCAGAACTTGAAATGAGATCGGAGAAGCTTGGAAAGATGTATTTTCCAGAACTTGACTCTTTGTCAAAGTCGATTGCTTTAGCAAATGATGATTTAATGAAGCTTGAAAAGGTATCATTACCAAAGCTCGACCTGGTTTCACTGGCAAAGATTGATTTGAAACCTTTAGAAAAGTTGTCAGAACCTGAAATGGACTTGGAGAAGCTTGATAAAGTCTGTTCTCTGTCGAAGCAGACACCAGCTTCTTTGCCAAATTTGAGTTCTTTACCAAACGTTGAGTTGGTGAGTAAACCCAAAAAGTTGCCTTCAATACAATCTCCTATCTTGGACCAGTTAGGGAAGTTGGTTTCTTTACCAAAAATGAATTACCTAGCAAGCCTTGATATGGGGTTAGCAAAGCTTGGAAAGGCTTGTTTGTCAAAGATTGTGAATCTTTCTCTGTCAAAGCGGGTATTGAGTTCTTCACCTGAATTGGCAGTGTTACCCAAGTTTGACACTTTAGCAAGGCCAGACTCGGTCTATTTTCCAGACCGGGGATTTTCCAAGCGTGATATGGACTCCATTTCAAAAGGTGTATTAGATCGGTTTGAAGATTCTGAGTTGACACTTTTATCCAGAAATTATGCTTCAGTGGATGTTACTGGTGGTGTTTCAACTAGACTTAAATTTGAGGGCCACAAAGGGCCCTTAGGTTGTTCGTTTGAACTGGAAGCCTTGGAGTTTTTCCCAAGGTTTCAATACAATGGTAGACTTCTGGCTACTGAAGGTCTTATTGGGAGCTCTTTCCTGTTGTTCTTGGAAGCTCAATGGGACAATTCAGTTAGTATGGAAACCATTAGTCCACCTTTGGCATCATCAGATTTATCACAGCTGGATGCCTTTCAAGACGACATCGTATCTATCAAAAACCTCAGTCCCTCCATATCAGAATCTTCCGACTATAGCTTagataaagaagaagctttgaGTCAATGCTACTCATTGATGGAGATTAGTCCTTTAAGCCCTGAAGCTGGTTGGGAGTTGGGAGATCAATACCTTGATATTAGACAAACTTCAGAGGCCAAAAGTGGTTCTGATTGCTTGGCTCTCAATCCTTCTCCCTTGGGAAACAAGGTTGATACTCAAAAAGATGCCTCCAATGACTGGATTTTGTGCTTAAGTCCTTCCATCTTTGACGTGCCTGCATTTCTATCAGAAGCATTGGAAACCGAACCCTTAGATTCTGAAACCTTAAGGAATCCAGTTGTTATCCCTGCAGGTTACTATGAACTTGACGGTCGTTCCAACATCAGGTACGACTTTGAATTAGACCTTCGTTCTTCTGACAATGAATTAAGTAATGGAGCTACTGACGTCGGATATGCCAGATCTAACACTCATTTATTGGGTTACATTCCGCCTTTGGGGTCAACCGATGTACTGTGTTCAGATGGTACCGACTTTAGTGAAGACTCTGTCTTTGAAACTAATGAAGCTGACGATGAGAGTTCTGGAACTGACTATAACAGCAGTGCAAGCATCttagaagaagacgaaggagaagaagaagaagaagaagaagaagaagaagaagaagaattgcAGGAATTAGTAGCCATCCAGCCTATTCTTTCTGCTCTGTTGAGTATCCTCCCTCCCGTAGTAGAGGAGAGTCGTTTTGACATTGGTGATTATGACAGTTACGAAGAAGAGTCCAGCCAAGATGACAGACTGCAAACTCCTTACTCACCTTCAGTGGTGGACAACTCCACTACAGGCTCGCCTAGTTTCCCAGAAGACCAACTACTTGAGGATTCTATTGCTGGAAACTCCACTGCTGAAAGCGATCCTCGTTACTTCGACCGGTTGAGAGAAATAAGCCCCGTGGATGGACCCACTCTATTAATCCTGGGTCAAAGCGTGAAtttatcatcttcagatGACTTTGTGAGAAATAAGCCACCCTTAAGAATGCCTGGAAATTATAGAGgtgttggaagaagacaaagaaATGATCTTCCTGACTTCAATAATTTGCTCTATCTCAATTCTTATACCAGGGAAGTTGCTCTCATGGATCACAAAGCTCCTACAGAATTGAAGGAGTACCGGTTCTACATTGGGAGAGAGCCTGgagaagagttggaagatAACAAGGCTTACCACTTTACCATCAATTCGGGCTGA